The following nucleotide sequence is from Mucilaginibacter sp. cycad4.
TTTTAATACCAAACTCGGTATTGGTACCGGTTAGCGGTTGTAATTTACCAACCGAAACCTTACCTGCCTGCGGCAAAAATGTTTGGTCGCGCAAGCCATAAACCGAAGTATTATCATCGATAGATACGCTCAAGCCTATACGCGGGCTAAAATGTTTCGCTTCTTCGGGCGTGTTAAAGTCTGACATTTGCACATAAGTATAACGGCCCGCTAATGTTAATCTGACTTTATTGTCAAAAAAACCAAGTTCATCCTGTAAATACAGGCTGGAATAACGTGTATTGATCAAGCCATACCCTGCAGCCGCACGTGCTTCGAGGTTTAACGAGCGATCAAACGTAGGGTAACCGTTAGACGGGTTATCGCGTGTTGGCACACCCTCCTGATAGGGATCAAATGGTGTACCAACATCAAGAGATTTTGTCTGGGCATAATCGGCAATATATTTTTTATCGCCCATATCAACCCCGGCCAAAATATTATGTACAACATTACCGGTAATTACCTTGCCATTTAAAAATGCCTGGGCTAATGACATGGTGCTTTTTGCTTCCCAGATCCCGGCGTTACGGTAATAAGAACCATCAGCATTTACAGAATCGGCCCACATAGAAGTTCCCAATTGCGAATAATTGTACCGGGCGGCCTGCGCGGTCAGCTTCCAGTTGTCGCTTAGCTGATGTGTAAGGTTCAATGTGAAGCTGTGATCGTTGATATTAGTTGGGGGCAGGCCTGCAGGTAACTGGGTGAAATTTTGTGGTAAAACGGCATAGCCTTTCGGGCTGAATACATAATATGAACCAACGTCAGAGGTATGCGCGCGCTGGTAAATATACTCGGCCGTAAGCTTGGTTTTATCGTCAAGCTGGTATGAAACTACAGGCGCAATAACATAGCGGTCATTAAACTCATTAGCACGGAACGAGTTTTTGTTTTGCGCAGATAAATCCAGGCGATACAGGAATTTTCCATCCTTACTTAATTTACCGTCAAGGTCAAGCGTTGCGCGGTTTAAATTAAAGCTGCCGGTGGTAAAGCTGATTTCGCCTTTTGTTTCGCCGGTAGGCTTTTTGGTAACAACGTTGTATAAACCGCTTGGGTCCCCGTTGCTCAGCATAAAGCCGGCCGGTCCTTTTACAAATTCGATATGATCTACAAAGCTCATATCCTCGGTAAGCGGGCCCCAATATGAGCTTACTACGTTAAAGCCGTTCCTGAAAGCCTGGATCTGCGACCCCCGCATGGTAATGTTGGTATACAAATCGCCCCAGTGCTCTAACCTTACAGCACCACTCACGTTACGGATCAAACCATCGCTCATGCTGGTCACCTGCTGATCTGTCAGTACCTTTGATGTAACCACCTGGATATTTTGCGAAACCTGCAATAAAGGCTCATTGAGCCTCAGACTTGGCGACGGCGAATCAATCTTATATTTCTGTTTACGGTCCGAAATTAATACCTCGCCAATCTGGTTAGCATTTTCGCGAAGCATAAAGTTTACGGTTGCGCGCTGGCCATCGGCCAGTTCAATTGTTTTTTCTTCGGGAGCAAGACCAACAAATGTTGCCTTGATGGTATAGTTACCCGGCTTTACTTTATTGAAGGTAAACCTTCCGCTTTCGTTGGTAACAGTACCCATTTTTACCCCTGTGCCTGTAAGGCTTACCGTAACTCCGGGAACGGTTTGGCCATCGGCAGTGGTAATAGTACCGGTTATGCTACCGGGTTTAACGTCGGCCAGGGCAGGGCCGGTATTGAAAAGTAATAAAGCTACCATCAATGCAAGGAGTGGTAGTTTACATAGTGGTAGTTTACATAAGGCGTGTAAAGGTTTTGACATTGTGTTTGGGGTTTTATATGATTGATGTAGGGCGGGCGTTTAAATCAGGTACGCGGGGTTACGTACCTGATTTTTTTATTTTAAGCTTTGTGTTAAAATTTATAAGTAGCGCTCAATGCAAAACTTCTTAGTTTTTGCGGGTTCATGGTACCGTAACCAATCCAGTATTTTTGGTTGGTAAAGTTGTCGAGCTTGGCGCCAAACCTGTACCTGTTGGTATCATAAAATGCTGATGCATTAAGTATGGTATACGATGGCAGGGTGAATACACCTAAAGTGTGGCTGTTGATAACCTTGTTGTCGCTGGCGTAGTTGCCGCCAACACCAAAGCCTAAACCTTTAACGGCTCCCTGCTGAATTTTATAGCTTGCCCAGAAATTAGCCTGGTAAGGTGAACCCGCAGTAGCCGGGCGAAGGCCTTCAATAGTTGCGTCGGCAGTTTTGGTAAGCTTTGAATTGTTGTAAGTAAAACCTGCGGTTAAGTTTAATCCTGGTACCGGGTTCGCAATTACTTCGGCCTCAAAACCTTTGCTGAATTGGGTGCCGTCCTGTACAGAAAGTGCCGGGTTTACAGTAGATGGGCGTACGATATCTTTTACCTTGATATCATAGTAGCTTACAGTGCTGCTTAGTTTGCCATCAAAAAGATCAAGTTTTACACCGCCTTCAATTTGATTGGCCTGCTCGGGTTTAAGCGGTTTGTTGTTTTCGGTGGTACCTGTTTGGTTGTTGAAGCTATTCTGATAGTTGGCAAATAACGATACGTGATCTTTTACCGGCTGGTAAACAAGGCCAAACTTTGGAGAGAACGCGGTTTGTTTATAAGCGCCGGAGGTTTTTTGCGAAACAGGGTCATAGTTGCCTTTATTATCAAACCTATCTACGCGTAAGCCTGCCGATGCCATTAACTGATCGGTAATGTTAAACACATCTGATACGTAGGCGCTGTAGGTGTTACGTTTATACATGGCCGGATAGGTAAAACCTATGTTGCCTGCTGCATACATGGCGTCCAGCGCGGCACCGTTAAAATTGCCATAGTTATAATTCCCCGTTACGGATACGGTATCAAGTGTGCTGCCATAGAAGTACTGTTTTGAGTTTTCCCTGAAGAAATCCAAACCGCCAACAAACCTGTTCCGGAACTTGCCAATTTTAAAATCGCCGTTAAAGTTTTGCTGAATTTCAAACATGTCGTCCTTGCTGTTGCGGGTAGCCTGGTCGTTTCGTGAAATCATATCGCCCGGTAACAGATAATAGTAAAGACCATGACCGTCTGAATAACTATGTGTATAGCTCAGGTTAGTGCGTGAAGTCCAGGCATCAGAGATCTTGTATTTTACTTCGCCGTAGAAGTTCCTGTTTTGAGATATCTGGGTAAGGCCATCACCATGGTAGCTTTGCCTGTAATCAATATTTGATTTATCGGCACTGCTGAAACCCATCTGTTCAACTGTTTGTCCGTATGGGAAAAAGAAGATGGTTTTACCTACGTTTTTACCGTAAGATAGTTCCGCATCGGCACTGATGGTTAACCTGTCATTGGCTTTGTAAACGATGCTTGGATCGATAACCACATTGCGTGAAAAGCCGTTGTTTTGAAAGCTGCCGTCGTGGTTAAAGGCCGTATTTAAACGGAAAAGTAATTTTTTATCTTTATCAAGCGGTGTGTTGATGTCGGCACTACCCCGGTAAAAACCAAAGTTACCGCCGGACAGGCTCACCTCACCACCAAAGGTGTCGTAAGGTTTTTTGGTTACGCGATTGATCAACCCGCCATAAGATGTTAAGGCATTACCAAATAAAGTACCCGATGGGCCCTTGATAACTTCTATCCTTTCAATGTTTGCGGCATCAACGCTGTTGGTAACTTTACCTGCAATGCCGTTACGCATAGAGCTTTGCACTATGAAACCACGGCTGTTAAAGTAAGCGCCGCCATCACCGCCACGGCCGGTAGCATCCCA
It contains:
- a CDS encoding TonB-dependent receptor; the encoded protein is MSKPLHALCKLPLCKLPLLALMVALLLFNTGPALADVKPGSITGTITTADGQTVPGVTVSLTGTGVKMGTVTNESGRFTFNKVKPGNYTIKATFVGLAPEEKTIELADGQRATVNFMLRENANQIGEVLISDRKQKYKIDSPSPSLRLNEPLLQVSQNIQVVTSKVLTDQQVTSMSDGLIRNVSGAVRLEHWGDLYTNITMRGSQIQAFRNGFNVVSSYWGPLTEDMSFVDHIEFVKGPAGFMLSNGDPSGLYNVVTKKPTGETKGEISFTTGSFNLNRATLDLDGKLSKDGKFLYRLDLSAQNKNSFRANEFNDRYVIAPVVSYQLDDKTKLTAEYIYQRAHTSDVGSYYVFSPKGYAVLPQNFTQLPAGLPPTNINDHSFTLNLTHQLSDNWKLTAQAARYNYSQLGTSMWADSVNADGSYYRNAGIWEAKSTMSLAQAFLNGKVITGNVVHNILAGVDMGDKKYIADYAQTKSLDVGTPFDPYQEGVPTRDNPSNGYPTFDRSLNLEARAAAGYGLINTRYSSLYLQDELGFFDNKVRLTLAGRYTYVQMSDFNTPEEAKHFSPRIGLSVSIDDNTSVYGLRDQTFLPQAGKVSVGKLQPLTGTNTEFGIKRDWAGGKWNTTLSVYRILRNNELTADPNTAPNSGLTIIFGQKKSQGLEFDLRGEIAPGLNLTANYAYTDSKVSKVNPDLAASPDNTIKVGDVVPGYVKHVANAWLSYKLSSGALKGAGLSLGGSYYAGRQTDTWSVGLEKLPNYFKMDSGLFWEGSKMRIAGNVFNVLNKYTYSGSYYSYLKAYYWQADAPRNFRLSIAYRF
- a CDS encoding TonB-dependent receptor, with product MDQPQPSFQKIFSLSILAILLLINTIPVIAQQTRGVLKGKVITGKNEPAENVSVTLKNTKFGAITDENGLFEIKALPGNYTLVISGVGAKGQEKAVTVTAGQTTNLQTITVDNTIHGLQEVNINANKTNKFKRTRSEDVAKMPLANLENPQVYNTVSSQLIQEQLIFSVDDALRNAPGLQKMWDATGRGGDGGAYFNSRGFIVQSSMRNGIAGKVTNSVDAANIERIEVIKGPSGTLFGNALTSYGGLINRVTKKPYDTFGGEVSLSGGNFGFYRGSADINTPLDKDKKLLFRLNTAFNHDGSFQNNGFSRNVVIDPSIVYKANDRLTISADAELSYGKNVGKTIFFFPYGQTVEQMGFSSADKSNIDYRQSYHGDGLTQISQNRNFYGEVKYKISDAWTSRTNLSYTHSYSDGHGLYYYLLPGDMISRNDQATRNSKDDMFEIQQNFNGDFKIGKFRNRFVGGLDFFRENSKQYFYGSTLDTVSVTGNYNYGNFNGAALDAMYAAGNIGFTYPAMYKRNTYSAYVSDVFNITDQLMASAGLRVDRFDNKGNYDPVSQKTSGAYKQTAFSPKFGLVYQPVKDHVSLFANYQNSFNNQTGTTENNKPLKPEQANQIEGGVKLDLFDGKLSSTVSYYDIKVKDIVRPSTVNPALSVQDGTQFSKGFEAEVIANPVPGLNLTAGFTYNNSKLTKTADATIEGLRPATAGSPYQANFWASYKIQQGAVKGLGFGVGGNYASDNKVINSHTLGVFTLPSYTILNASAFYDTNRYRFGAKLDNFTNQKYWIGYGTMNPQKLRSFALSATYKF